Proteins encoded by one window of Culicoides brevitarsis isolate CSIRO-B50_1 chromosome 2, AGI_CSIRO_Cbre_v1, whole genome shotgun sequence:
- the LOC134830797 gene encoding dnaJ homolog subfamily C member 7 — protein sequence MDSGEVIVVDSDSETTSTEEKQKKSEPKKSSSTEKMDTDELLNIKNNATIAEERKNEGNNQYKAQNYKLALKCYSDAIQLAPENPQYLGNRAACYMMMSEYTAALQDARESVRLDPKFEKGYIRMAKCCLAMGDLIGTEQAIKKFLELDATNQALKGEIQALRQVRGLQESAQQCYEKQDYRTCVYHMDGALKISPACRKFQLLKAECLALLGRLTEAGDIAITIMQKEISNADAIFVRGLTLYYGDNLDKGILHFERTLALDPDHKKAKIWRQKSKSLKEKKEKGNELFKNLKYDEALAMYNEALTIDPLNKDTNSKLYYNRALVNTKLGNLNEAVTDCTEALKINDKYLKAILKRAKCYYDLENYEECVKDYETAFKMEKTMEIKNALRDAKLQLKKSKRKDYYKILGISKNASDMEIKKAYRKRALVHHPDRHANASEQEKKEQEIKFKEVGEAYAILSDPTKKSRYDSGQDLDDNGMGEGFDPTQLYRQFFFADGGSPFGGGGFGGGGSSFTFNFG from the exons ATGGACAGTGGTGAGGTAATTGTGGTCGATTCGGATTCCGAGACTACTTCGACggaggaaaaacaaaaaaagtcggAGCCCAAAAAGTCGAGTTCAACGGAGAAAATGGATACGGACGAGTTGCtgaacatcaaaaataacGCAAC aATTGCCGAGGAACGAAAAAACGAAGGAAACAACCAGTACAAGGCGCAAAATTACAAACTTGCGTTAAAATGTTACTCGGATGCCATTCAACTTGCCCCGGAAAATCCGCAATATCTCGGAAATCGTGCCGCTTGTTACATGATGATGTCGGAATACACGGCGGCGCTTCAGGATGCCCGAGAATCCGTGCGTTTGGATCCGAAATTCGAAAAGGGATACATTCGGATGGCAAAATGCTGTCTTGCGATGGGCGATTTGATCGGAACGGAACAAGCGATTAAGAAATTTCTCGAGTTAGATGCCACGAATCAAGCACTCAAGGGGGAAATTCAAGCGTTACGTCAAGTACGCGGGTTACAGGAATCTGCTCAGCAGTGCTATGAGAAGCAAGATTACCGAACTTGCGTTTATCACATGGATGGCGCATTGAAAATTTCACCGGCATGTCGCAAATTTCAGCTACTTAAAGCGGAATGTCTCGCCTTGTTGGGTCGCTTAACGGAAGCTGGGGACATCGCCATTACAATTATGCAGAAGGAAATTTCGAATGCTGATGCGATTTTCGTGCGTGGACTGACTTTGTATTACGGCGACAACTTGGATAAGGGCATCTTGCACTTTGAACGCACTTTGGCTCTCGATCCGGATCACAAAAAAGCCAAAATCTGGCGTCAAAAATCCAAGTCCCTGAAGgagaagaaggaaaaaggcaatgaattgttcaaaaatttgaaatatgatGAAGCTCTTGCCATGTACAATGAAGCTTTGACCATCGATCCGTTGAACAAGGACACCAACTCGAAACTTTATTACAACCGGGCCCTCGTGAACACCAAATTAGGCAATTTGAATGAAGCAGTAACAGATTGCACAGAAGCCCTCAAGATAaacgacaaatatttgaaagcaATTTTGAAACGAGCCAAATGTTATTATGACCTTGAGAATTACGAGGAGTGCGTCAAGGACTACGAAACGGCTTTTAAGATGGAAAAAACGATGGAAATCAAGAATGCGTTGCGTGATGCCAAGTTGCAACTGAAGAAATCAAAGCGAAAGGATTACTACAAGATTCTGGGAATCAGCAAGAATGCAAGTGATATGGAGATAAAGAAGGCTTATCGTAAAAGGGCTTTGGTACATCATCCAGATCGACATGCAAATGCAAGCGAACAGGAAAAGAAGGAACAGGAAATCAAATTTAAGGAAGTTGGGGAGGCTTATGCTATTTTATCGGATCCGACGAAGAAGTCACGTTACGATAGTGGACAAGATTTGGATGATAATGGAATGGGAGAAG
- the LOC134830796 gene encoding zinc finger protein 569-like, with protein MEQNIECYTTLEWTTEEVPHEGQANSGSYIVETGNLNEIDPNHLIYMTEDGQRIGMDDLIEEEQGSPQEDGTSVDTYTQEECEITEEVVTQDWVQGDDCVQEVTVIDQIDPVEQNLNASDIIPLPEAQDEYTASRPYPCDFCSRRFRKKANLMNHMIAHQNDRPHGCNLCGARYIRKSDLLNHLKTHAYTEDGYNQEDQDLVNFLDEELNDSANRNSHSGKMNIDLEELLLSPGTFNSSINSFSHQQRSSNANRMKKPMSRPITKARQLPLHSTKVQKKRPKPKTHTMRMPTKLNVSNDEAEEAPTKFPVTNPSKPFVCQKCGVAFARSKALTSHMRFHTGDILHECTVCGQQFYDKVLYQKHHAKHFDETIDPPDLDSLSTFKEQPVVVKDEYDEEATESEREVGGNYEDTLFECQMCLISFHRADLFEKHMMAHETSALIKKSHDFSNSSLDVSREGHFCNVCGDQFEEALDLLAHAEVHARFQPLKCLLCGEQFNVESEIKMHINEMHRAELTENTCRLCGKLCKDGRTLMRHSWDHSTGDGNFSCARCAKTFHNKARLKRHMTSHKNKTVMCDTCGKELQDGRSLMNHKHLHTKSNQFHCTECGKTFGSRSSQQIHMRIHTGEKPYGCRYCEKAFADGGTLRKHERIHTGEKPYACPVCPRAFNQRVVLREHIRSHHSAPDLKLGTSVAPYFCPVCCDSFTNSQDLIKHLIEHSDANTQAKRQPLQGPRKYKRRRNLETFVGKRANPVRKSSSMDFDDDNLDDETTTSQEMSIEDYAAYSFRTLVPLKPILEDFRLPEQFVPENERPKAVFSNNSKTSRPKMIHTEKTRVATNDGSKRKTRSFISKTTKDVDYLTLAPPPSKLKPDDESFPLLDDGKPLTVDAPLTVDEELLREIGKSTKNFNSDVVNDLKEILQSPAKVPKVEVEEEESPGTTRRSRRSIKPTLKAMESPSIRTSYSSRIRIQPRKEVEIKQEVDLEDEQHDCEMCGDSFPSKGLLLAHAQIHM; from the exons atggaacaaaatatCGAGTGTTACACAACGTTGGAGTGGACCACGGAGGAAGTTCCGCACGAAGGACAAGCAAATTCCGGGAGTTATATCGTGGAAACgggaaatttgaatgaaattgacCCGAATCACTTGATTTACATGACGGAAGACGGGCAACGGATCGGCATGGATGACCTTATCGAGGAGGAACAAGGCAGTCCGCAGGAAGATGGCACTTCCGTTGACACATATACGCAAGAGGAATGCGAAATTACGGAAGAAGTAGTCACCCAGGATTGGGTTCAAGGCGACGATTGTGTCCAAGAAGTCACGGTAATCGATCAAATCGACCCCGTAGAGCAGAATTTAAACGCTTCCGATATAATTCCCTTGCCCGAAGCACAAGACGAGTACACAGCGTCACGCCCTTACCCCTGTGACTTTTGTTCCCGTCGTTTTCGCAAGAaagcaaatttaatgaatCACATGATTGCCCATCAAAATGATCGTCCGCACGGATGTAACTTGTGCGGAGCCCGATATATCCGAAAAAGTGACTTATTGAACCACTTGAAGACCCATGCCTACACCGAAGACGGTTACAACCAAGAAGATCAGGATCTGGTGAACTTTTTGGACGAAGAATTGAACGACAGTGCCAACAGAAATTCGCATAGCGGCAAGATGAACATCGATTTGGAAGAACTTTTGCTTAGTCCAGGCACTTTTAACAGTTCAATCAACTCTTTTTCGCACCAACAGCGCTCCAGTAACGCAAATCGCATGAAAAAACCCATGAGTCGTCCGATCACGAAGGCAAGACAATTGCCCCTGCACAGtacaaaagtacaaaaaaagagaCCAAAACCCAAAACGCACACAATGCGGATGCCAACAAAGCTGAATGTGAGTAACGATGAGGCTGAAGAGGCACCTACGAAGTTTCCCGTTACAAATCCGTCAAAACCGTTCGTTTGTCAAAAGTGTGGAGTGGCATTTGCGCGATCCAAGGCACTCACGTCGCATATGAGA TTCCATACAGGTGATATTTTGCACGAATGCACCGTTTGTGGGCAACAATTTTACGATAAAGTGCTTTATCAGAAGCATCATGCGAAGCATTTTGACGAAACAATCGATCCGCCGGATCTAGATTCGTTATCGACGTTCAAAGAGCAACCTGTTGTCGTGAAAGACGAATATGATGAAg aagcAACTGAATCCGAACGAGAAGTCGGCGGAAACTACGAAGACACACTATTCGAATGTCAAATGTGCCTAATTTCCTTCCATCGCGCCgatttattcgaaaaacaCATGATGGCTCACGAAACTTCCGctctcatcaaaaaatctcacgaCTTTAGCAACTCTTCGTTAGACGTTTCCCGCGAAGGTCACTTTTGCAACGTTTGCGGCGATCAATTCGAAGAAGCCCTGGATTTATTGGCACACGCAGAAGTTCACGCGAGATTCCAACCGCTCAAGTGCCTTTTGTGCGGCGAGCAATTCAACGTCGAGTCCGAAATAAAAATGCACATAAACGAGATGCATCGCGCAGAATTGACTGAAAACACGTGTCGCTTATGCGGAAAGCTATGCAAAGATGGTCGAACCTTGATGCGTCATTCGTGGGATCATTCAACGGGCGACGGGAATTTTTCGTGTGCTCGATGTGCGAAAACGTTTCACAACAAAGCCCGTCTCAAGCGACACATGACTTCGCATAAAAACAAAACCGTGATGTGTGATACGTGCGGCAAGGAGCTGCAAGATGGGCGAAGTTTGATGAATCACAAGCATTTGCACACGAAAAGCAACCAATTTCACTGCACGGAATGCGGCAAAACGTTCGGAAGTCGCAGTTCGCAGCAAATTCACATGCGAATTCACACCGGAGAGAAGCCCTATGGGTGTCGTTATTGCGAAAAGGCCTTTGCGGATGGCGGAACATTGCGAAAACACGAGAGAATTCACACGGGCGAGAAACCCTATGCATGTCCCGTGTGCCCACGTGCCTTTAATCAACGTGTTGTCTTGCGCGAACACATCCGCTCGCATCATTCAGCTCCTGACCTGAAACTAGGGACTTCTGTGGCGCCCTATTTCTGTCCCGTTTGTTGTGATTCCTTCACCAATTCGCAAGACCTCATCAAGCATCTCATTGAACACAGCGATGCCAATACCCAAGCGAAGCGACAACCCCTACAAGGTCCCCGCAAATACAAAAGACGTCGAAATTTGGAAACTTTCGTCGGAAAACGCGCAAATCCCGTTCGCAAAAGTTCCTCCATGGATTTCGACGACGACAACTTGGATGACGAAACCACGACGTCGCAAGAAATGTCGATCGAGGACTACGCCGCCTACAGTTTTCGTACATTAGTGCCATTAAAACCGATTCTCGAGGATTTCCGTCTTCCGGAACAGTTTGTGCCGGAAAATGAGCGTCCCAAAGCCGTTTTTAGCAATAACTCCAAGACATCAAGACCAAAGATGATCCACACAGAAAAAACGCGAGTCGCTACTAATGATGGGAGTAAGAGGAAAACACGTTCGTTCATCAGCAAGACAACCAAAGACGTGGATTATTTGACTTTGGCACCGCCTCCGTCGAAATTGAAGCCCGATGACGAATCGTTTCCCTTGCTGGACGACGGAAAACCCTTGACTGTCGATGCGCCATTAACTGTGGATGAAGAACTTCTGCGAGAAATCGGCAAAtccacgaaaaatttcaacagtGACGTCGTCAATGACTTGAAAGAGATCCTTCAGTCGCCCGCGAAAGTTCCAAAAGTCGAAGTAGAAGAGGAAGAAAGTCCAGGAACAACGAGACGTTCGCGTCGTTCTATCAAACCAACGTTAAAAGCAATGGAATCTCCCTCCATTCGCACGTCTTATAGCAGTCGCATTCGCATCCAACCACGCAAAGAGGTAGAAATCAAACAAGAAGTTGATCTGGAAGACGAGCAACACGACTGCGAAATGTGCGGAGATAGTTTCCCGTCAAAGGGATTGTTGTTAGCACATGCCCAAATTCATatgtag